Proteins from a genomic interval of Mesobacillus sp. S13:
- the minC gene encoding septum site-determining protein MinC — translation MKKSQNVTIKGTKDGLTLHLDDNCSYDELKKELDRKLSNSSRVQEEQQLLSVKVKVGNRYLTKAQEEELKDLIRQKRNLIVEELVTNVITREEADKLRQETEIVPVAKVIRSGQVLEITGDLLLIGDVNPGGTVKATGNIFIMGALKGVAHAGSEGNDEAVIAASVMKPSQLRISDCINRSPDHVPDEENRVMECAYISDSQQIVVDRLQVLMKKRPNLTRFEGGL, via the coding sequence ATGAAGAAATCACAAAATGTGACGATAAAAGGAACAAAAGATGGACTTACGCTCCATCTGGATGATAATTGCTCCTATGATGAACTGAAGAAGGAGCTTGACAGGAAGCTATCCAACTCATCACGTGTCCAGGAAGAGCAACAGCTGCTTTCGGTAAAGGTGAAAGTAGGCAATAGGTATCTTACAAAAGCTCAGGAAGAAGAGCTGAAAGACCTGATCCGGCAAAAGAGGAATTTGATCGTCGAGGAACTGGTGACAAATGTGATCACCAGGGAGGAGGCTGACAAGCTTCGCCAGGAAACGGAAATCGTGCCTGTTGCCAAAGTGATCCGTTCAGGACAGGTTCTTGAAATAACTGGGGACTTGCTGCTCATCGGAGATGTCAATCCCGGAGGAACGGTCAAGGCGACAGGGAATATTTTTATCATGGGTGCTTTAAAAGGGGTCGCACATGCAGGTTCGGAAGGCAATGATGAAGCAGTTATTGCGGCATCAGTCATGAAGCCGTCACAGCTACGCATCAGTGATTGCATCAACCGGTCTCCAGACCATGTACCAGATGAAGAAAACCGTGTGATGGAATGTGCATACATATCAGACAGTCAACAGATTGTTGTTGATAGATTACAAGTTTTAATGAAGAAAAGACCTAATTTAACTAGATTCGAAGGAGGCCTCTAA
- the minD gene encoding septum site-determining protein MinD, which yields MGEAIVVTSGKGGVGKTTTSANIGTALALQGKRVCLVDTDIGLRNLDVVMGLENRIIYDLVDVIEGRCKIHQALVKDKRFDDHLYLLPAAQTSDKTAVQPEQMRKLVNELKQDYDYIIIDCPAGIEQGYKNAVAGADKAIVVTTPEVSAVRDADRIIGLLEKEENVESPKLVINRIRSHMMKNGDMLDVDEITTHLSIDLIGIVADDDEVIKASNHGEPIALNPNSKASIAYRNIARRILGESVPLQQLDNDNKGVFSKIKKFFGVR from the coding sequence ATGGGAGAAGCGATAGTAGTTACATCCGGAAAAGGCGGAGTTGGCAAAACGACAACTTCTGCTAATATTGGTACAGCTTTGGCCCTTCAAGGCAAAAGAGTCTGCCTTGTCGATACAGATATCGGCTTGCGTAACCTGGACGTTGTCATGGGGCTTGAAAATCGCATTATCTATGATCTCGTCGATGTAATTGAAGGAAGATGCAAGATTCATCAGGCACTTGTAAAAGATAAGCGCTTCGATGACCACCTATATTTGCTTCCTGCTGCCCAGACAAGTGATAAAACAGCGGTCCAGCCGGAACAAATGAGAAAATTGGTGAATGAACTGAAGCAGGATTATGATTATATCATCATCGATTGCCCGGCAGGAATCGAGCAGGGCTATAAAAACGCTGTTGCCGGTGCTGACAAGGCGATTGTCGTCACAACACCAGAGGTTTCCGCAGTCAGGGATGCTGACAGGATCATCGGACTGCTTGAAAAAGAAGAAAATGTTGAATCACCAAAACTAGTCATCAACAGGATCCGAAGCCATATGATGAAAAATGGCGATATGCTTGATGTGGATGAAATCACGACACACCTATCCATCGATTTAATCGGGATTGTGGCCGATGATGATGAAGTCATCAAAGCTTCGAATCACGGCGAGCCAATCGCACTGAATCCAAATAGCAAAGCATCCATTGCCTACAGGAATATCGCTAGGAGAATTCTTGGTGAGTCTGTTCCATTGCAGCAATTGGATAATGATAATAAAGGCGTATTTTCGAAGATCAAAAAGTTCTTCGGCGTCCGCTGA
- the mreD gene encoding rod shape-determining protein MreD: protein MIRFLLPALFAFLFILESLFVELLPAELFNSDRILVPHFLMAGILFLTAYLSPKHGILYGIIFGLLFDIVYTEIIGIYLFMFPFIAYLIANMMRILQTNILIVSILSLLGITLLEVGVYELMLLIKITDLDFSTYVKIRLVPTLILNLAFIILAAYPFKKQFENAADRLRID, encoded by the coding sequence TTGATCCGATTCTTGCTCCCTGCTCTTTTCGCTTTTTTATTCATTTTGGAAAGTTTGTTCGTAGAACTGCTGCCTGCCGAGTTATTCAACAGTGACCGGATTCTTGTACCGCATTTTCTCATGGCCGGGATTTTGTTTTTGACGGCCTACTTGAGTCCAAAGCATGGAATCCTTTACGGAATCATTTTTGGGCTTCTTTTTGATATTGTCTACACCGAAATCATCGGAATCTATTTATTCATGTTTCCGTTCATTGCTTACTTGATCGCGAATATGATGAGAATCCTGCAGACCAATATTTTGATCGTATCAATTCTATCCCTTCTTGGCATCACGCTTCTTGAGGTAGGGGTTTACGAGTTGATGCTTTTGATAAAAATTACTGACCTGGACTTTTCTACCTATGTTAAAATAAGACTAGTCCCAACATTGATTCTAAACCTTGCATTTATCATATTGGCTGCCTATCCATTTAAAAAGCAGTTCGAGAATGCTGCAGACCGGCTAAGAATCGATTGA